GAGACGAAAGGTACTCCTTGAAATACTCAAAATTTTCCTGTTCTGCCAGGTATCTCAGGATGCAAACTTCCAgattggctctgctgccctggaaaTCTGGGAATTTACCCTGCATGTCCTCAGCGATGGCTTTAGCTGACCACTCATAGACTGCACGGCAAAGAGCTGGTGCAATCTTGtcacaaaggaaaacagcaaatgtTGTGATCGAAGTGGCTCCTTGGCAGGAAATCTGGAAACATTGGAAGAAATCTTCTCTCTTGCTGCTCAGGTACACAGCTGGGTCATTTGCCTTTTGGAATGCTTCGTGCATGGCTTTAAACCTTTCTGCTGCTATTTTGCACAGATAGATCGACAAATCTATGCTGTAATCTCTGTTAAAACTACATTTCCCATTGCTGGGGACAGAGTTGACACCTTTCTGTACTTCATTGAGTATTTCATGAATAAAATTTCGACTGTAATCGcgtttctcctcctccttcttaGCAATGTTTGCCATCACACATGCTATAATCTTGTCTGTGATGTGTTGAAAGTTGATCACATCAGCATTGGAAAGGCTCCTGGGATCTGTGAAAAAGACGAAATACTTTTTCTTCATGATATATTTCTCTGGATCAAAAGAAAATCCTCCGCCTTTGGAAACAGACGTGATCTGTCCAAGGACATCTGGCTCCTTAAAGTGCTCTACAAGGACACCTTCGATTTCTTCATCGATATCCACCTGTTCTGGAGGACGAGCAGCACGGGAGACTTTGGCAATCCACTCATTCCAGACAAGAGTAAAGTTGTCCTTCAGTTCTCTCTCACTGAGGCTCTTCCCCTTCAGAGTCACAGCCAGCTCCCGACTCCTTTTCAGGAGCTCATCTTCATATTCCAACTTCCTTGCATCCAGtttcttctgctccttctgTAGCTCAATGAGAttctcacatttcttttttgtttcatgaAGAAGAGTCTCTTTGAGTTCTTTCAGCTTCAGCTCTGTGCTTGATTTCCACTGGACCAGTATCTCCCGGTCTTTGTCTTCCCTGAAATACTCTTCCACTTTTTTCTCAATGGCATCACTTGTCTCTTTCACCAGCCCTTCAAGGTATTCTCTGGTGACATTCTGCAAGTCCCCATTCCGAATTTTGTTGTCCAGTCTCATTTGTACATCTAAGATGTGACTCCTCAGCATCCAGGTCCACTGACTAAAGGCATTTTCCAGTTTCCTGTACACAGCAATCTCCAGGGAATTCTTGAAGCTGAAAACAAAGTTTTCATTCAGCAAAGCATTCCAGAGGTCACTAACACGATCTTTCAGGCCTGAGAGCCTCAAAATGCTGCGCTGTGACTGCTTCTTGGCAGCCTGGAGGATTTTGCTCTTGAGTTGCTGGACGTTCTGGCTGTAGTTGGGGTTGGGTGGTGCCATTGGGGGGTTTCCTTCCCACAGGTGAGCAAAGTAGTGAATGTGGGTGTTCACATCAAAGCCAATGACATCGCTGAAGGAGGAGATGTCACAGAATTCCTGCTGAGCAGCTACCATGGTCATTTCATCCAGCTTTTCCTGCAAGCGCCTTTGTCCTTCCATGTTCTGCTCCTTGGCAGTTGCTTCTCCCACGTTTTGGTGGACAAAGAGGCAGCTTGGGGAAAGATTGACTTTCTTCATCCTCAGGAAAGCCTGCACAGCGATCTGGAGAACATCTTGCATTTCTGATGGATTTTCTCCAAAGATATTGATCACAGTCAAGTTGCCGACACCAATGACAAAGGTGGCCAGCTCGTTGTCATGGTTCAGGGACTGTTTATTGGCCATCTCGATGGCACAGAGTCCCTCTGTGTCAACCACCAGCACAAAATCAAAGCCCAAGTCTTGCTGCAGCTCCTCGCCCACTGGGATGAGCTGCATGAAGGCTCCGCGAGTGCATCTCCCTGCGCTGACGTTGAACTGCAGACCAAACATGGCATTCAGCAGGGTGGACTTGCCTGTGCTCTGGATGCCGAGCACGGAGAGCACAAACACTCGTTTGTCCCCCAGCCTCTCAATTAAGCTGTCAAAGATTGCTCCCACCCAGCGCAAGGGCAGGTAAGAAGCGTCCCCATCCATCAGCTCCACGGGGTACCCTGAAACCATCAGCTCTACTGCAATTTCCGGAAATTTGACAAAATCGTCATTCTTGGAGTTCAATAATTCCAGAGCTTCGTAAATCTGCCCTACCTCCCTCAGAAGGTGCTCCAGGCCGATGGATGAATCGTTGATTTCATCAGAGAGGGCATCCAAGCAACTCTGCATCTCATCATTGCCActggttttcttcttgtctttctttcttgACAGGATTTTAGACCATAACTCGTGATAGTCCCTCCTCAGTTCTCCAAGGCGACCACAAGACAGCTCGTCCATAAAGACCTTCATCCACTGCAGGAAGTAGTTCTTGGTATCTGCCGGCTGGGCCTGGAGAAAGCCAAGGAATGATTTCATCAGTGGTTTGAGAGGGAAAGCATGCTCAAGTTGCTTTCTTCTTATtgctttcttctcattttcaaTTTGGCTCCGATGATGCTCAACGCTCTTGTTCCTCTTCTCCTGCAAGCGAGTGAGTTCTTTGTCCTTTTGGCACCACTGGTACCACAGTTTTCCTTGAAGTGGAAGCAGCTTGGATTTGATCTCAGAcagcttctctttcttcagaAGCTCCACCAGCTCCTTTGCCTTTGCTTTGGCTGTCACACATGCGGGTTGATCTGCATCCACTACAAATCCGTGCTGGCGAGCTTTGTCCACGCAGGCCTCCAGGCTGAAACATGGATTAGAACCTTCCAGGAGATCCCCAATTGTCTTGGTGAGCTCATCCATCAGTTCTGCTTCGTTTCTGTTCTTGATCGCTATTGTTATGGTTTTGCtgtcttttccagctgcagtgttctctttttctgtgaGAAGACAAACCAAAGGCCTTTGTgactgccacaggccctgcagAAGCTTTTTCCCCCTGTTGTCCATGTGCTCCCAATCGGACACAAGAGCCACGTTGACAGCAGATATCtcctgcaggaactgcagctgtGCTCCGTGATCCCTGGCGTCTCCACGCAGGTTACAGAAAGCCACGCAGCGCTCAAAGGTGTCATTGGGGCTTCCACCGGGGCAGTACCAGGCGATCTCCACCAGCCCTTCCATCAGCAAACACTCTctggtgctgcctctgcagtgGCGGTGGAAGAAAGTGTCGTGTTTGCGTTTGCTGAGCAGAGCGTTCAGGAGCTGGGACTTGGAAGAGGAGGCCGAGCTGCCAATGCGGATGAAGGACACGATGGGTGTCTGTGCCTGAAAGATGAGTTTGTTGCTGAAACTCTTTGCTTGGGCCTGCTTTCCTGACTTGTCCACCTCTTTCCAGCTCCTTTGGATTTGGCTGAGGGTGTAGAGCGGGAACTCGATGCATGAAGTGCTCGGGTTGGGCACCAGGAGAGGCAGCGCCAGTTGGCAGAACGCCAGCTTGGTTGCCAGGGACTGTCTCAGGAAGTCATCAGCACAATGGAAAACGGCCATCTGCAGGTCCATGGGGTGCACATGGCTGTCCCTGCTTGCACATTTAGGAGCTGCTTCCATCAGCTTATCAAGAAAGTTTTCAAAGGAATCTGATTGTTGGTTCTCTTGCTCGCTGCTTTGTGGCATGGGTGCAAGGCCTGGATTGCTCCTTTCCCAGCAAGTCAGGTATCTCACCTGGTAATCCACAGTTAACAGCTTTTGCAAGAAGTACAATGGCAGTTCCttgtcctggctgggctggccgTCCTGCAGCGATGTCTTGCAGATGGTGCGGAAATCTCCCATCCCCATTTTCCTTGGATAGTGACTTTCCAGTCCAAGGCGCTTGAGCAACTGGAGGAACTCCTGGTTTGCAATGGCTTCACTTTCTTTGGATTCACTGCTGTCTGACTTGGACTGGGACTGACTGGGGGGCTCTGGTTTTGGAAAAGTGTCTTCCAGATCTCTGAGTATGTTCTGCATCCTCTGTTCATCCCATTTGTCATCCAAGCACCCACTGATCAAGGAGTCCAAGTCACGTTCCAGCCTCTCCCAGTCTTCGTCTCCACTGTGCTTTTGGAGGAGATTCTTTATCCGTGGGGACGACAAGCCTTTCATGTGATCTTCCATGAAAACTAAACGCTCCCTTTTCTGCTCAGGGGACAGCTTTTGACATTCTGGTGTCACAGTCAGACTCGTCAGCAGGAGGGATGCCTCAGCTCTGTCCGCATCTTGCTCCTTCAGGTTCATGTACTCCTCATGTGCTGCTTCCATTTCCTTGGCCATGTACTGAATTTCTGGGTGTCCAAGGAGGTGCTGAAAATTGCTGCTTTCCACCTGGTAGCCTGTGCTGGTCACAATCAAGAGCAccaacagttccatgtccttctgAGCCTGTTCCTGGAGAGACTGGAGTAAGGAATAAATGGCCAGGCTGCTGGTCAGGGTGGCTTCTATCTTTGCTTCATGAACGTCAGAAGCAGAGCTTCCTGGTGCGTAGGTGACAGCATGGATGTGCTCCTTCATTTGCTGCAGTGTTTTGATGAGCTCTTGAAGCTCAGAGACTTTGGGAGATCTGGGAAGCGGGTGCTCAGTCTGGAAGACCCATTGCATAATGAAGGAAGCCTCAGGGAAGTCCTTGACAGAGTAGATATGAGGATTCAGGAGGCTCCTCAACATTACCTTGATAGTGGTGGTGTTTTCTGGAGCTGACTCCTGGCAGCTCCGCACGGTGTTCACCAGGAAGTCCTGCAGGGCTTTGTCTGACAGGCACACGTTGATCCACACACTGGGGTTCCTGGTTTTTGCACTCAAATAATCTTTTAGCTCCATCAGCATGAACAGCTTCTCTTCATCCACTGTCACCTCCCAGGCCTTCACAGTCCCCATGAAATCTCTGGCCTCTTGCACTGCACTGCCCAGTTCCTCTCCAAAAGTCATGCCAAGGCTCTGATTCGTCAGCACTTTGTACCCAGCCCTGAGGGCTCTGCTCATCTGACCAACAGACTTAAAATCCCCACAGTGATTGCACAGGATAATGTCCCACACTGGGATCAGCTCAAAGCCACGGTCGATAACGCACCACGTTGTGTTATCAGACATGAGCCCTGTTTTCCACTGAGGAAGGGAAGCTGTGTCTGCTGGGCCGCCTGTGTTGACCACGTAGAGCTGAATTGCTGTATGAGAACTCTCTCCGGCTCTCCCCAGGACAGAAGCCTGTGAGCTGGATTTGGAAACATCCAGGGTCCCTTCTACACTGGCCCCGAAGCCACCCCAGCTGGCCCCAACAAAGCTGTTCAGTGCTTCAGACGTTTGTCGCTTCACCTCTTCGCGCTGCTCAGCCCGGAATCCTTCTGTAGACGCCTTCCACCAGAATATCCCCCCAAAGTGGAGGGGACCCTGGTTTATGTGGGACCCAAACCTGCTGAAGAAGCTCTCACATATCTTCACCAAGGTGGGGCTGTCTTCTTCCTGACTGAAGCTCAAAAGCTGCTCCATGTCTTGCAGCTCCCGCAGAGCGGCATCCGAGAGGCGAAGCTGATGCCTTTGGAAGTAGCAGGAGGCCAGAGGGATGTACTGGTACTTGGTGGTGCAAAAGTAGCTCTGCTCAGAGCGGGACTGGTGGGTGTCCTGTGACTGCAAGGAGCCGCTGTGATCTACACTCCCTCCCAGATTAATCCCCCAGAATGAGGATTTGGCAGAAACGCTCATGCTGAaccccagctgctccatggaCTTGGTGAAAGTGGattctgctgcagaggaggagaacTCCTTCCTCTCAAGCAGCGATCCTTGCTCGGGACCGGCGAGCTGGAATCCCTCAGGaaccctgaggagctgctctcgCTTTGCCAGCACATCTTCAGGTCTGCTGGTTCTGTAGATGCCCTGCAGGGCCAGTCCCGCTGACGCCCGCCTCAGCACCTCCGTGTCAGGGAtgttctccctcctgcctgctgacAGCTCCTGCCGCTCCAGCTGCTTCTGGATGCTCTCCAGCATATCTGCCAAGGGTTTCTTTGGCGGTGGCCAGAACTCTTTGGGAATCTCCATGGCTTGCCACAGAGTCTCTGCTTTCTCCCTCAGAGCATCCTGGCTGTGGCTGCGGCTGTTGAGCATTTCTGTCAGATCCTTCAGAGCTTGTTTGGCCTCTTCCTGTCTTTGCTTTGCCTTCTCCAAGTGCTCCTTCTGCACCTCTTTAATGGTCGTTTTgtcatcttttattttcaggagTTTCTGGAGTGCCTTTTTCTCCCAGGGGTGCTGTACCTCACACTCCAGCCTGAGGTAGTCTTTATATTCCAGATGTTGCAGGGCTTCTCTGCACTCGATTCCCAGGATCTGTGAAGCTTTGGGCAGCCAGTATCCAGCATCCAGCCCTTCCTTCTGGAATgcctctgccaggagctgtgtctTTGCATCCCCCCCCTGTGTGTCCTCCTGTGAAGCCATGGCTGTGGAGGAAGAAGAGACTTTCCCTTGAAATGGAGGTCTTGGGAGTTCACTTATGTGAGCAATATGAATTAAGCCTTTAAGTTTTAGCTTGTAGAATTTTAACCTTTCACTTAAGTAACCTCTACCATGGTACAATGGGCAGAGGAAAACGCAAATTTTTGAAGCTTCTTGTGATAAAGAACAATACTGGGAGAAGACCAAGGAATGGAAGAAAACTAGCTAAAAGAGCTCCTCTGTCTCCAAGCTGATCAAAATCTACAGACATACTCAGATGAGCAGCAGGGGACCACAGTGGGCACGCAGAGGGGAAAAGTTCAACAGGTCAGTCATGAGGAAGACCACGGCCTTCAGACTCAGAGACCACAAACAGAACCCCGTGCGACCACCACCATGAACAACGCATGCCCAGAAGGGAGTGGATCTAATTACCATGCGTGGCGAGgacaggcagggccaggggtgaACATGCATGGAAAGGTTGTGTCGTGTATTGCATATGGAACACCTTTGTGAATGACAAGGTAGCTCAGAGCTCAGGGCACTGGTTTTCATGAGAGCTATCTCGCTTGTGCCAGGCACTGACAATACCCACTTCACAACTACATCAGGCTGTGGAATCTATTTATTCTGTGTATTGCTTCACCCTAAGGTGAAGGTGTTGTCAGGGGCCCCAGGCACCtggcagaggctctgcagcagctgtggccctGGGGAGTGCTCCCACCCGGCTGCTGGAGTCAGGGATGGCACCAGAGCCATGGTCTCCTTCCCAGCACCCTGGATGTGCCTGTTGCTTTCCTGTTAGCAGGATCAACCCTGAAGCTGACTGTGTATCCCAGATACTGCAGAGACACAAAGAGACCCAAACACAGACACatagacacacagacacacaaaaacagacacagaaatgtcgcagacatctttcatgaaaaatcctttcttaggatttttccttgtgacaagctgcagttcagcaaccaaagtaaacaatggttatctgctgctgtggaatgcaacaggtgattggtctcctgtgggtgtttggatttcttgaccactcatggcagagctggctcttgctctctgtctgagacacagatctttgttattcattcttttctatcCTTAGATTAcctagctgctgaagaaacttttcctttctattgctttttagtatagtcttaatgtaacatatatcataaaataataaatcaagccttctgatcatggagtcaatattctcatctcttcttcatcctgaaaacccttgtgaccacggtcacacagaaacacacaaacacagacacacaaacacagacacacaaacacaaacacagacacacagacacacagtgACTCAGCCACACAACCTGTCCTGGACAAGGTGCTGCCTTCAGCATCGCCCACATCCTCCCAGCAGAACTCCTCCATCCACAAGTGCAGACAGCCAGGGGCAATCCTGgctccctggcccagcccctctgcccatccaacagccctgcctgcatcctgcaccctctgcccagcccggggctgccctgctggctgcctggcccagcctgctgctcccagcacccgGAGGCAGCGCTCACACACTCCCCCCATGGGCACCCCACACTCCCCAGACACGCTCCCCCCACGCCccccaggggctctgagctgtgctcctgctccagctgccagcacagcccctccctcGCCCCTCTCTGGCcccttcccaggagctgctgcttcctggcaCCCTCAGGGGCCCACCCCAGTGCAGGGGAAAAATCCACCTtgtccctgccctcagctgtgcctgggacaTCCTGGTGACCCATCAGAAGTGACTGGAAATGCTGGGACTCAACTCAGAGAGGTGCCCTCTGTGATCTGCTGCTCGTTAGCACAGATGGTCTCATCAGGCAGGTGCCCTTTGGTGGCAGTCTTGGCTTCAGCCACCACAGAGCCCCTGAGTTCAAAATCTCTGGTGACAGGTGGAAAAGTGCCTGCAAACCTTTAACTGGGCACCTGCCTTTAAACCTCTGGGTGTTTGACTCTTTCACACAACTCCGAGAATTGTCCCAGTCTCAGTTCACTTGGATACTGGAGAGATTTATTCCTTACAAAAATCCCATCTGAGCAATCAGCTTCTGTCCCACCAAGGCTACAGCCCTGTCACCAGCTCAGGAACTGATCCCAGGGGCTTGGGCTGGGCTCCGGCACCCTTCCAGAGCCTTCAGGGGCAGCTTTCCCTCTGGAATCCCTGCAGATCTGGGCAATGTGTGCAAGGGCTGTGGGCTCTGATTCTCCTCACCCACCTCACAGCAGATGCTCCCGTTGCTCCCAGCCTTGGCTTCCCAGCAGACACGGGCAGCCGAGGGCCCCAGCtcaggggacacagcacaggggcagTGGCAGGCCTGGGGTACACGGTGGGTGTGGAGAAGAAGGTGGGAACCCCTTGGGGActcaggaggaagagcagcaggaaggaaaggccCCAAAACCTaaaggagaagagcagagagtCAGCAGAAGGCAACCCATGAGCACGGCAGATTCATTCCAGGGAGCACTGGAGGCCAACCCTTCTCCTCCACTGAGAAATGCCCAGGCAGCAAAGACTCCTCAGGGCTCTTCTGGGgaggtgagcagagcagggtttCCCCTGGCACCTCCATCCACGTTCCCCCACCAGAAGGAAGCTGGACATGCTGGAGAGGTGGGACAGAGCAAAGCCCCTGAGGGTCACCAGGGCCAAGTGCAGGcgctgcccctgggctggggcaattccaggcacagacactgctgggaagggaatggaccgagagcagccctggggagaaggacctggggccGCCGATGGGTgggaggctgtgcagggagcatCTGTGCTCTGGGGGCAGCAGAGAAGGCGAGCAGGGGGCAGAGCCGggggggcagcgctgccaggggggcagcagggccctgtcccagcactgccccatcgcgcagctgctgctggggggaaGCTCAGGGCCCCGCAGAGCGGGGAGAGGCAGCGCTGGGCTCGGATCCCAGCAGGCACCGAGCCCCCCCAGCAGCTCGTGGGCCGTAGCTTTGCAGTTAAAATGTaagttttgtagttaaaatagaaactgtgtaTGTGGGATGTTTTTTTCAAGAAAGGAATGAGATATTcgcaccagatagcagccacaggacacctgaatctttcagagaaaattaatttattgctcccttatcagaagaaacgaacttcttcctgcctcgctcagGCATGAAGACGCtatcaggattcagaggaagaagctgacactgcccagccagaatcctgtgtttgaatggaatttatgcatcatgaaccaggtctatgaatatgcaacgTGCTATTacttttaagggttaatcctctgttaatgtgtgtccttttctgggcttattttgcccagaaaaaggtacccggaccatctgtaactctttggttttattgtctcctattgtcctaATCCCAattgttcaaatttttattactctaattctattactatttttataaccattttatcacgattaaatgtttaaaatgctaGAAACAAGTGATTGACATTTTTCACAGGCACAtgtccagctgctccctgggcagcagagcctcagTGCAGGGCGGCTGCTCAGGATGGGAACTGCTGGCTCAGGGTCACTGCTGGAGCTCGTGCACTTGAGCCACttgtcccagccctgttccctcccAAATTCTGTCCCCCTGGAGCACTGTGAGGACTGGTTCAGTCTCAGGAGCCAGAGGCTGCCCTGAATAACATTAACTCCAGCCCAGCCACACCCTGAACCTGCCCCCAGGCACCCTTGGCACTCCCTGCGCggcttcccagtgctgcaggaatagGGAAAAAGCCCCATGTGAGGGTGTCAGTGCCCGCAGAGAGGCACTGAGCACATTCAGGGCATAACTGGGATCCAGTTCCTCCTTGGAAGCAAGGGAGGGAAGCAgcaaggctggcagcaggacctGCCATGGGAATGCCCGCAGCCCGTTTCACAGGAACAGCCCCCCGAGAGTGTTTTgcgcagccctgccccagggaaaGGGGCTCTGGGAACACCTGGCTGCCTCtgtggggctgtcccagggacCAGAGCGCTCTGGGGGGCGATGCTTAGACTGTAAGGGAGCAGAACGCCACCCTCCCTgcatgggcaggagcaggaacgATGCCCCGgctcctgccctcaggggaGCGCAGCCATCGGCCCCACCGCGGGGCTGGAGGtgcccggg
This sequence is a window from Molothrus ater isolate BHLD 08-10-18 breed brown headed cowbird chromosome 32, BPBGC_Mater_1.1, whole genome shotgun sequence. Protein-coding genes within it:
- the LOC118700647 gene encoding interferon-induced very large GTPase 1-like, encoding MASQEDTQGGDAKTQLLAEAFQKEGLDAGYWLPKASQILGIECREALQHLEYKDYLRLECEVQHPWEKKALQKLLKIKDDKTTIKEVQKEHLEKAKQRQEEAKQALKDLTEMLNSRSHSQDALREKAETLWQAMEIPKEFWPPPKKPLADMLESIQKQLERQELSAGRRENIPDTEVLRRASAGLALQGIYRTSRPEDVLAKREQLLRVPEGFQLAGPEQGSLLERKEFSSSAAESTFTKSMEQLGFSMSVSAKSSFWGINLGGSVDHSGSLQSQDTHQSRSEQSYFCTTKYQYIPLASCYFQRHQLRLSDAALRELQDMEQLLSFSQEEDSPTLVKICESFFSRFGSHINQGPLHFGGIFWWKASTEGFRAEQREEVKRQTSEALNSFVGASWGGFGASVEGTLDVSKSSSQASVLGRAGESSHTAIQLYVVNTGGPADTASLPQWKTGLMSDNTTWCVIDRGFELIPVWDIILCNHCGDFKSVGQMSRALRAGYKVLTNQSLGMTFGEELGSAVQEARDFMGTVKAWEVTVDEEKLFMLMELKDYLSAKTRNPSVWINVCLSDKALQDFLVNTVRSCQESAPENTTTIKVMLRSLLNPHIYSVKDFPEASFIMQWVFQTEHPLPRSPKVSELQELIKTLQQMKEHIHAVTYAPGSSASDVHEAKIEATLTSSLAIYSLLQSLQEQAQKDMELLVLLIVTSTGYQVESSNFQHLLGHPEIQYMAKEMEAAHEEYMNLKEQDADRAEASLLLTSLTVTPECQKLSPEQKRERLVFMEDHMKGLSSPRIKNLLQKHSGDEDWERLERDLDSLISGCLDDKWDEQRMQNILRDLEDTFPKPEPPSQSQSKSDSSESKESEAIANQEFLQLLKRLGLESHYPRKMGMGDFRTICKTSLQDGQPSQDKELPLYFLQKLLTVDYQVRYLTCWERSNPGLAPMPQSSEQENQQSDSFENFLDKLMEAAPKCASRDSHVHPMDLQMAVFHCADDFLRQSLATKLAFCQLALPLLVPNPSTSCIEFPLYTLSQIQRSWKEVDKSGKQAQAKSFSNKLIFQAQTPIVSFIRIGSSASSSKSQLLNALLSKRKHDTFFHRHCRGSTRECLLMEGLVEIAWYCPGGSPNDTFERCVAFCNLRGDARDHGAQLQFLQEISAVNVALVSDWEHMDNRGKKLLQGLWQSQRPLVCLLTEKENTAAGKDSKTITIAIKNRNEAELMDELTKTIGDLLEGSNPCFSLEACVDKARQHGFVVDADQPACVTAKAKAKELVELLKKEKLSEIKSKLLPLQGKLWYQWCQKDKELTRLQEKRNKSVEHHRSQIENEKKAIRRKQLEHAFPLKPLMKSFLGFLQAQPADTKNYFLQWMKVFMDELSCGRLGELRRDYHELWSKILSRKKDKKKTSGNDEMQSCLDALSDEINDSSIGLEHLLREVGQIYEALELLNSKNDDFVKFPEIAVELMVSGYPVELMDGDASYLPLRWVGAIFDSLIERLGDKRVFVLSVLGIQSTGKSTLLNAMFGLQFNVSAGRCTRGAFMQLIPVGEELQQDLGFDFVLVVDTEGLCAIEMANKQSLNHDNELATFVIGVGNLTVINIFGENPSEMQDVLQIAVQAFLRMKKVNLSPSCLFVHQNVGEATAKEQNMEGQRRLQEKLDEMTMVAAQQEFCDISSFSDVIGFDVNTHIHYFAHLWEGNPPMAPPNPNYSQNVQQLKSKILQAAKKQSQRSILRLSGLKDRVSDLWNALLNENFVFSFKNSLEIAVYRKLENAFSQWTWMLRSHILDVQMRLDNKIRNGDLQNVTREYLEGLVKETSDAIEKKVEEYFREDKDREILVQWKSSTELKLKELKETLLHETKKKCENLIELQKEQKKLDARKLEYEDELLKRSRELAVTLKGKSLSERELKDNFTLVWNEWIAKVSRAARPPEQVDIDEEIEGVLVEHFKEPDVLGQITSVSKGGGFSFDPEKYIMKKKYFVFFTDPRSLSNADVINFQHITDKIIACVMANIAKKEEEKRDYSRNFIHEILNEVQKGVNSVPSNGKCSFNRDYSIDLSIYLCKIAAERFKAMHEAFQKANDPAVYLSSKREDFFQCFQISCQGATSITTFAVFLCDKIAPALCRAVYEWSAKAIAEDMQGKFPDFQGSRANLEVCILRYLAEQENFEYFKEYLSSPKKFFQSYIETQVRSHCLDGSRMLGMFLDSSLDILYRNILSAVSLSTQIVKDREDREDKASLWLDEFCRELSEVLSLPRSDLKGIEHQEVTDIEFLSSAMAEALYDLRERLKTELAAADLSSFPRQPHSILVEHFAGCWEQCPFCGAVCTNTMQNHDGDHHLVFHRPRALMGATWPGTDQLVIDICSSLVTTKLKFTFDSTKLIPYKKYRDAGPPFSNWNILPNLSMQVYWKWFVSHFRTQLEALYNGKFQGKGEIPEAWGSFTKQDVLSDLDKYSPCPQKRRSKRYLTIQTAFYDILHKVKSH